The following proteins are encoded in a genomic region of Zea mays cultivar B73 chromosome 9, Zm-B73-REFERENCE-NAM-5.0, whole genome shotgun sequence:
- the LOC100272915 gene encoding uncharacterized LOC100272915 yields the protein MATVGQSGALRRVTVHYASSPTRGAVVEVSLDDLDDELLQFVLADLLPGQEGLHQSILEGAHGSNQENYMRGAGSSAPSQEYHAQSSTAAAAAAASSRRNPGTDDAQIASDFEYATKLQQEMEGLSVDDDGDGISCVPSPSDSDDGHDHQNEEDEEEEDGNGGGDDDDDPDNMTYEQRQALVESVGSEDRGLSDELISYLQPWKYKASGFFSRKTNHDDCPICLSTFRNRETMITLPCMHHYHAACVTKWLRVNKTCPVCKYELFGPC from the exons ATGGCCACCGTGGGGCAGTCCGGGGCCCTGAGAAGGGTCACCGTGCACTACGCCAGCTCGCCCACGCGCGGCGCGGTGGTAGAGGTGAGCCTCGACGACCTCGACGACGAGCTGCTCCAGTTTGTGCTCGCCGATCTTCTTCCCGGCCAG GAGGGTTTACACCAGTCGATCTTGGAAGGAGCACACGGCAGCAACCAGGAGAACTATATGAGAGGCGCAGGATCCAGTGCGCCGTCACAGGAATACCATGCACAGAGCAGCACCGCTGCTGCGGCAGCAGCTGCTTCGTCCAGGAGGAATCCAGGCACGGATGACGCCCAGATCGCCTCGGACTTCGAGTACGCCACGAAGCTGCAGCAGGAGATGGAGGGCCTCAGcgtcgacgacgacggcgacg GTATCAGCTGCGTGCCGTCTCCGTCTGACTCTGACGACGGGCACGACCATCAAAACGAAGAGGACGAGGAGGAG GAGGATGGTAATGGTGgtggtgatgatgatgatgatccagaCAACATGACTTATGAG CAAAGACAGGCACTTGTAGAGTCTGTGGGGTCTGAGGACAGAGGCTTATCCGACGAGCTCATCTCCTACCTGCAGCCATGGAAGTACAAGGCATCAGGGTTTTTCTCCCGGAAAACAAACCATGACGA CTGCCCTATCTGCCTGTCAACTTTCAGGAACCGAGAGACTATGATAACGTTGCCGTGCATGCATCACTACCACGCAGCTTGCGTCACCAAATGGCTCAGGGTCAACAAG